The following coding sequences are from one Hippopotamus amphibius kiboko isolate mHipAmp2 chromosome 9, mHipAmp2.hap2, whole genome shotgun sequence window:
- the LOC130829248 gene encoding mitochondrial fission factor-like, whose protein sequence is MSKRTSNDTSLGRVIGAAFPSPTAAEMVEISRIQFEMEYTEGISQRMRVPENFKAAPQNADLEQGFQEGVSNASVIMQVPERIVVAGNNEDVPFSRPEDLDLIQSTPFKPLALKTPPRVLTLSERPLDFLDLERPPPTPQNEEIRAVGRLKREHSMSENAVRQNGQLVRTDSIPVLRGGSAAASSNPHHDNIRYGISNIDTTVEGTSDDMTVVDGASLRRQIIKLNRRLQLLEEENKECAKREMVMYSITVAFWLLNSWLWFRC, encoded by the coding sequence ATGAGTAAAAGAACAAGCAATGACACATCACTAGGAAGAGTGATTGGGGCAGCATTTCCTTCTCCCACTGCTGCTGAGATGGTGGAAATTAGTCGAATTCAGTTTGAAATGGAATACACCGAAGGTATTAGTCAGCGAATGAGGGTcccagaaaattttaaagcagcacCACAAAATGCTGACCTGGAACAAGGATTCCAAGAAGGAGTTTCAAATGCTAGTGTGATTATGCAGGTTCCAGAAAGAATTGTTGTAGCAGGAAATAATGAAGACGTTCCATTTTCGAGACCAGAAGATCTTGACCTTATACAGTCAACTCCCTTTAAACCTCTGGCACTAAAAACACCACCTCGTGTGCTTACGTTAAGTGAAAGACCACTAGATTTCCTGGATTTGGAAAGACCTCCTCCAACTCCTCAAAATGAAGAAATCCGTGCAGTTGGCAGGCTAAAAAGAGAGCACTCTATGAGTGAAAATGCTGTTCGCCAAAATGGACAGCTGGTCAGGACTGACTCTATACCTGTGTTGCGTGGTGGGTCTGCTGCCGCCAGTTCTAATCCTCATCATGACAACATCAGGTATGGCATTTCAAATATAGATACAACAGTCGAAGGAACTTCAGATGACATGACTGTTGTAGATGGAGCTTCATTAAGACGACAGATAATCAAACTAAATAGACGTCTACAGCTTCTggaagaagagaacaaagaatgTGCTAAAAGAGAAATGGTCATGTATTCAATTACTGTAGCATTCTGGCTGCTTAATAGCTGGCTCTGGTTTCGCTGCTAG